Genomic segment of Streptomyces roseifaciens:
TTCGCAAGCGCGGGATGGGAGGTACCCGGCATGGTCAACGCCATGCGCGACGCGAATGACCTGTTCTTCGACACGGCCGGTCAGATCCGCATGCCCCACTGGTCCAGCGGCCGCGTCGCGCTCGTCGGCGACGCCGCGTACGCACCCTCGTTCCTTACCGGGCAAGGCTCAAGCCTTGCGCTGGCCGGTGCCTACCTGCTCGCCGACGCCCTGGCCACGGACCGGGACCACGCTGCCGCCTTCGCCGCCTACGAACGCGGCGTTCGCGAGTTCGTAGCCATGAATCAGGCACTGGTCGACAACGGTGCGGCCACGCTCTTCCCCATCACGGTGCGGGCCCTGGAGCAGCGCAACACCATGCTGCGCGGCCTCGTCACCATGCCCTCCGCGCCGGCACGACCGGCCCACTCGGCGCTTGCGCTGCCCGAGTTCACACCGAGGCCGTGAGCTATTCGGGGGTGGCGTGGGCCAGGCCCGTCCGGTAGGCGATGACGACGAGTTGCGCCCGGTCGCGGGCCTCCAGCTTCGTCATGGCACGCTGCACGTGGGCGCGGACGGTGAAGGGGCTGAGGAACATCCGCTCGGCGATCTCCTGGTTGGACAGGCCGGTCGCGACCAGAGCCACCATCTCGCGTTCGCGCGGGGTGAGCACGGCGAGCCGTTCGGGGAGGTGCGGCGGGGCGTCGTCCGGTGTGGCCAGGAAACGGGCCACCAAGGAGCGGGTCGCGGCCGGGGACAGAAGAGTGTCGCCGTCGGCGATCGTCCGCACGGCGTCCAGCAGGGCCTCGGCCCCGATGCCCTTGCCGATGAAGCCGCCGGCCCCCGCGCGCAGCGCCTGAGCGACGTAC
This window contains:
- a CDS encoding response regulator transcription factor, with product MTLRVLLADDQALLREAFRLLLDSADDITVVGEAADGREAVRLTRELRPDVVIMDIRMPEVDGLTATSEICADPELRASRILILTTYETDEYVAQALRAGAGGFIGKGIGAEALLDAVRTIADGDTLLSPAATRSLVARFLATPDDAPPHLPERLAVLTPREREMVALVATGLSNQEIAERMFLSPFTVRAHVQRAMTKLEARDRAQLVVIAYRTGLAHATPE